Proteins co-encoded in one Anabaena sphaerica FACHB-251 genomic window:
- a CDS encoding PAS domain-containing protein produces the protein MINNILPIVSISEAIFYNSCDLLCFTGLDSYFKQVNPAFSRTLGYSSKELITCPLIDFIHPDDQTATNAEINKLNIGIPSTDFENRFRCKDGSYKWLSWTATLIVETELVYLVGRDISNYKKQELEAQALECTVCPETQVLLSKQNYILELIATGKSQSEVLETLAQSIEAQLGEVCCSIMLLDDSGTKLYPAVTSSLPKQYTQGIEQGVPVGAEIGSCGTSAYTKQTVIVSDIANDVKWVKYRDLALANNLKACWSTPIVDSQGNVLGTFALYYPKLRSPEEFEQQLIERASHLAGVAIERQRSQRALQQSEYQLRLLTETIPQQIWTAEPDGQVDYYNQRWYDFTGKMVEEIQIQGWDKIVHPEDLPRVQERWAKSVQTGCEYEVETRIISGSGEYRWILGQARPLRNQQGQIIKWYGTNTDITEHIQAREALIKSELNFRTLADTMPQIVWTAQPDGWVDYYNQRWFEYIDMTLEETQGWGWPAVLHPDDVQLCVDIWSESVRTGKDYQVEYRFRRASDGQYRWHLGRAFPLRNEQGKIIKWFGSCTDIDDQKRAVQDLQKALQEKQAACEAAETANRVKDEFLAVLSHELRTPLNPILGWSQLLKTGKLSKAQTQEALKTIERNAKLQIDLIEDLLDVSRILRGKLTLNVTTVDLADVIYAVLETVSLAASAKGIIVQTQFKQNIGKVRGDPARLQQICWNLLSNAIKFTPQGGRVEVRLEQFGSMAQITVSDQGKGISRDFLPYVFEHFRQEDSSTTRKFGGLGLGLAIVRHLVELHGGTVEADSPGEGKGATLTVKLPLICSQPVIVQDAECDCDHVTLNLRGMKILVVDDDADSLDLVKFVLELYEATVTTAVSALEALQIWVQSKPDVLVSDIGMPEMDGYELLRQIRLLSPEMGGKIPAVALTAFAGEYDQKQAIAAGFQMHIPKPVNPDTLAAAVAQLAGS, from the coding sequence ATGATCAACAATATTTTGCCAATTGTGTCCATTTCTGAAGCGATATTTTATAATTCCTGTGACCTACTGTGTTTTACGGGCTTAGATAGTTACTTTAAACAAGTGAACCCCGCTTTTAGTAGAACCTTGGGTTACTCAAGCAAAGAACTTATCACTTGCCCGTTGATTGATTTTATTCATCCAGATGACCAAACTGCGACCAACGCAGAAATCAATAAACTAAACATAGGTATACCTAGCACTGACTTTGAAAATCGCTTTCGGTGTAAAGATGGCTCTTACAAATGGTTATCTTGGACGGCAACGCTGATTGTGGAAACAGAATTGGTCTATCTTGTAGGAAGAGATATTAGTAATTATAAAAAACAGGAGCTAGAGGCGCAAGCTTTAGAATGCACAGTTTGCCCTGAAACTCAAGTCTTATTATCCAAGCAAAACTATATTTTAGAACTGATTGCTACAGGCAAATCTCAGTCTGAGGTGCTAGAAACTTTAGCTCAGTCAATAGAGGCACAGTTAGGAGAAGTTTGTTGTTCTATCATGTTACTAGATGATTCAGGCACAAAGTTGTATCCTGCTGTAACTTCTAGCCTACCAAAACAATATACTCAGGGAATAGAGCAAGGCGTTCCTGTAGGTGCAGAAATAGGTAGTTGTGGTACATCTGCGTATACCAAACAAACAGTAATTGTCTCAGACATTGCCAACGATGTTAAATGGGTAAAATATCGTGATTTGGCACTGGCTAACAACCTGAAAGCTTGTTGGTCTACGCCGATTGTTGACAGTCAGGGTAATGTTTTGGGAACCTTTGCGCTGTACTATCCCAAACTTCGTAGTCCTGAAGAATTTGAGCAGCAACTGATTGAAAGAGCATCTCACTTAGCAGGTGTAGCAATTGAGCGTCAAAGATCGCAACGGGCTTTACAACAAAGTGAATATCAATTGCGGTTGCTAACAGAAACTATACCCCAGCAGATATGGACAGCAGAGCCTGATGGTCAGGTTGATTATTATAACCAGCGGTGGTACGATTTCACAGGCAAAATGGTTGAAGAAATTCAAATTCAGGGCTGGGATAAAATAGTTCATCCTGAAGATTTGCCACGGGTACAAGAAAGGTGGGCTAAATCGGTACAAACCGGCTGCGAATATGAGGTAGAGACTCGGATCATCTCTGGAAGTGGGGAGTACCGTTGGATTTTGGGACAGGCACGTCCTTTGCGTAATCAACAAGGACAGATTATTAAGTGGTATGGTACTAATACTGATATCACAGAGCATATTCAAGCCAGGGAAGCTTTAATAAAAAGCGAGTTAAACTTCCGCACTTTGGCAGATACTATGCCGCAAATAGTCTGGACTGCTCAACCAGATGGTTGGGTAGACTACTACAACCAACGCTGGTTCGAGTATATAGATATGACTTTGGAGGAAACTCAAGGTTGGGGTTGGCCAGCTGTACTGCATCCCGATGATGTGCAGTTGTGTGTGGATATTTGGAGTGAGTCGGTTCGCACAGGTAAAGATTATCAAGTTGAGTATCGCTTTCGTCGCGCTAGTGATGGGCAATATCGCTGGCATCTGGGTCGAGCTTTTCCTCTACGTAATGAGCAGGGGAAGATTATCAAATGGTTTGGTTCCTGTACTGATATTGACGACCAAAAGCGGGCAGTGCAAGATTTGCAGAAGGCTCTACAAGAAAAACAAGCGGCTTGTGAAGCAGCTGAAACAGCAAATCGCGTGAAAGATGAGTTTCTAGCTGTCCTTTCCCACGAACTCCGTACCCCGCTTAATCCGATCCTGGGGTGGTCTCAACTTTTGAAAACAGGAAAACTCAGCAAAGCTCAGACCCAGGAAGCCTTAAAAACTATTGAGCGCAATGCAAAATTACAGATTGATTTGATTGAAGATTTGCTGGATGTGTCCCGCATTTTGCGTGGTAAGCTGACTCTGAATGTGACTACAGTTGATCTGGCAGATGTAATTTATGCAGTATTAGAAACTGTGAGTTTAGCTGCTTCTGCTAAAGGAATTATTGTTCAAACCCAATTTAAGCAGAACATAGGGAAGGTTAGAGGTGATCCGGCTCGCTTGCAACAAATTTGCTGGAATCTTTTGTCTAATGCGATTAAGTTTACACCTCAAGGCGGACGGGTGGAAGTACGGCTAGAGCAATTTGGTTCAATGGCTCAAATTACAGTTAGTGATCAGGGTAAAGGTATTAGCCGTGATTTTCTACCTTATGTATTTGAACACTTTCGGCAAGAGGATAGCTCAACGACGAGAAAATTTGGCGGTCTAGGGTTGGGACTGGCAATAGTCCGCCATTTGGTAGAGTTACACGGTGGCACTGTTGAGGCCGATAGTCCAGGAGAAGGAAAGGGGGCAACTTTGACAGTGAAACTACCGTTGATATGTTCTCAACCAGTGATAGTTCAAGATGCTGAATGTGATTGTGATCATGTAACTTTAAATTTAAGGGGGATGAAAATTTTAGTTGTGGATGATGATGCTGATTCGCTGGATTTAGTGAAATTTGTGCTGGAATTGTATGAAGCAACAGTGACAACGGCAGTATCAGCGTTAGAAGCATTGCAAATTTGGGTGCAGTCAAAGCCTGATGTTTTGGTGAGTGATATTGGAATGCCGGAGATGGATGGTTATGAATTATTACGCCAAATTCGGCTTTTGTCGCCAGAAATGGGTGGAAAAATTCCGGCAGTTGCGCTGACTGCATTTGCTGGGGAGTATGACCAAAAACAGGCGATCGCTGCTGGCTTTCAAATGCACATTCCCAAACCAGTAAACCCGGATACTTTAGCAGCTGCTGTTGCTCAGTTGGCAGGAAGTTGA
- a CDS encoding cytochrome ubiquinol oxidase subunit I produces the protein MEFLSDSVVLSRMQFAFTAIFHILWPVLTTGMGIYLVIIEGVWLRTRNPDYYLHARFWSKFYVLNFGIGVATGIPMEFQFGTNWSPFSEAVGNFFGSVIGFEASWAFMLEAAFLGIMLFGWERVNPAIHYLSTILVAVGANLSTLWILTANSWMQTPAGGELVNGKFVVHDYFQAILNPFMVNSVLHMFFATLETSLFVIGGISAWYILQRRNTAFFSKSLKITLAAAIAVAPLQIYIGHLSGEQVYHYQPTKLAAMEAQWESSPAGKPADWSLLAIPNAKAEKNDWEITIPNALGYILEFKQNLSQPLRGLKEWKPEDRPKMVGLIYYAFRIMIGIGFFFAGLMLLSTLQWLRGKLSADNISQQRWLMWGWVFAAPLGYIAVESGWIVRCVGRQPWVLYGQIRTADGASNLPASNVLVSLSAFAIVYSVLFIAALYFGSRIIRTGPNLDLPIPGVEITKPAVDTTPAEFVPDERPVEAQQ, from the coding sequence GTGGAATTTTTATCCGATTCTGTTGTGTTATCACGGATGCAATTCGCATTCACTGCAATTTTTCATATCCTTTGGCCTGTCCTGACTACGGGGATGGGCATTTACTTAGTTATAATTGAGGGCGTGTGGCTAAGAACTCGTAACCCAGATTATTACTTACACGCTCGTTTTTGGTCTAAATTCTATGTTCTCAATTTTGGTATTGGTGTAGCCACTGGTATCCCCATGGAATTTCAATTTGGCACAAATTGGTCTCCTTTTTCAGAAGCGGTAGGCAATTTTTTTGGCAGTGTTATCGGCTTTGAAGCGTCCTGGGCATTTATGCTAGAAGCTGCCTTTTTGGGAATTATGCTTTTTGGTTGGGAGCGTGTCAACCCAGCAATTCACTATCTTTCCACAATTTTGGTAGCTGTTGGTGCTAACCTGTCAACATTGTGGATTTTAACTGCTAATTCTTGGATGCAAACCCCCGCAGGTGGAGAATTAGTTAATGGTAAATTTGTGGTTCATGATTATTTTCAAGCAATTTTAAATCCCTTCATGGTTAACAGTGTGCTGCATATGTTTTTTGCCACACTGGAAACATCTTTATTTGTGATTGGGGGAATTAGTGCTTGGTATATTTTGCAAAGACGAAATACAGCTTTCTTTTCTAAGTCTTTAAAAATAACTTTAGCAGCTGCGATCGCTGTTGCTCCACTACAAATATACATTGGACATCTCAGCGGTGAACAAGTTTATCACTATCAACCCACAAAACTAGCCGCAATGGAAGCGCAATGGGAATCTTCACCTGCGGGAAAACCTGCTGACTGGAGTTTATTAGCTATTCCCAACGCAAAAGCCGAGAAAAACGACTGGGAAATTACCATTCCCAATGCACTAGGTTACATTCTCGAATTTAAACAAAATCTTTCTCAACCGCTACGAGGTTTAAAAGAGTGGAAACCAGAAGATAGACCAAAAATGGTAGGTTTAATTTATTATGCCTTCCGCATCATGATTGGCATTGGTTTTTTCTTTGCTGGATTAATGTTATTAAGTACCCTGCAATGGTTACGAGGTAAACTTTCAGCCGACAATATTAGTCAGCAACGTTGGTTAATGTGGGGTTGGGTTTTCGCTGCACCTTTAGGCTATATTGCTGTTGAGTCAGGTTGGATAGTTCGCTGTGTGGGAAGACAACCTTGGGTACTTTATGGACAAATACGCACAGCAGATGGAGCTTCTAATTTACCTGCTAGTAATGTGTTAGTTTCCCTGTCTGCTTTTGCTATAGTTTACAGCGTTTTATTTATTGCTGCTTTGTATTTTGGTAGTCGCATTATTCGCACCGGGCCAAATCTTGATTTACCAATTCCTGGTGTAGAAATTACCAAACCCGCAGTAGATACCACACCTGCGGAATTTGTCCCCGATGAACGTCCTGTAGAAGCACAACAGTAG
- the cydB gene encoding cytochrome d ubiquinol oxidase subunit II, which produces METLTYFLPQVWFVILGLFLFLYVMLDGFDLGVGILSLTSSDEERRGLLMTSLSNIWDANETWLVLMAGGLFGAFPLAYGTILNALYIPILTMVFGFIFRGVAFEFRELSQRKLFWNFAFGAGSFTAALGQGFALGAVLKGINVDETGHFIGSTWDWLSLPSVLVALTLIQGYVLIGSTYLVWKTTGELQETHYKTAKLAAWTTLVGAVLITITTPIIYEGARMRLFQQPLVYIFAVIPVLGVWLIWQLLQSLNRKEERAPFVWTILLFVLTFLGLGLIVFPYIIPRQITIYEASADPSSLVIMIIFIGFLIPVMLFYNIYQYIVFRGKVTGGEYGE; this is translated from the coding sequence ATGGAGACGTTAACATATTTTCTGCCTCAAGTTTGGTTTGTGATTTTAGGTTTATTTCTCTTTCTCTACGTCATGTTAGATGGTTTTGATTTGGGAGTGGGAATATTATCTTTGACATCTTCCGATGAAGAACGTCGCGGACTTTTGATGACAAGTTTAAGTAATATTTGGGATGCCAATGAAACTTGGTTAGTTCTCATGGCTGGGGGTTTATTTGGTGCATTTCCTCTGGCTTATGGTACGATTTTAAATGCTTTGTATATCCCGATTTTAACAATGGTATTTGGCTTTATCTTTCGGGGTGTAGCCTTTGAATTTCGGGAATTATCCCAACGTAAATTGTTTTGGAATTTTGCTTTTGGTGCGGGAAGTTTTACGGCTGCACTCGGTCAAGGTTTTGCTTTGGGTGCAGTTTTAAAAGGTATTAATGTTGATGAAACTGGGCATTTTATCGGTAGCACTTGGGACTGGTTAAGTTTACCTTCTGTGTTGGTGGCATTAACTTTAATTCAAGGTTATGTTTTAATTGGTTCTACATATTTAGTTTGGAAAACCACGGGAGAATTACAAGAGACTCATTATAAAACCGCGAAACTTGCAGCTTGGACAACTTTAGTCGGTGCAGTTTTGATTACAATTACCACACCGATAATTTATGAAGGTGCAAGGATGCGGTTGTTTCAACAGCCGTTAGTTTATATTTTTGCAGTTATTCCTGTTTTGGGAGTGTGGTTAATTTGGCAACTTTTACAAAGTTTAAACCGCAAGGAAGAACGCGCACCTTTTGTTTGGACTATTTTATTGTTTGTGCTTACATTTCTGGGTTTGGGTTTAATTGTTTTCCCCTATATTATCCCCAGGCAAATTACAATTTATGAAGCATCTGCTGATCCTAGTTCTTTGGTAATCATGATCATTTTTATTGGGTTTCTAATTCCGGTGATGTTGTTTTACAATATTTATCAATATATTGTCTTTCGGGGTAAGGTGACTGGTGGTGAGTATGGGGAATAG
- a CDS encoding WD40 repeat domain-containing protein, translated as MIVKPRFWQILTAATLTASTFFNAVPLHPSIAENKVSTTQVTQAILTLSGHTAPLRTIVISPDGQTLASSGDDKTIKLWNLKTGELLRTLSGHTERVTSLVFTPDGRTLASSSLDNTIKLWNVETGKLNRNLTGHSASVISIAISPDGKTLASGSYDKTLRLWNLSNGKLVHSFKVFATAVVISPDGRNLISGNEDGTIKRWNLRTRKLIANLVPPKPKNPMFDSQRASSVISLAISADGQTLINGGYNDFHQSIQQTDGKNVKVWNLKTGKVVHNFTAELGSINAVALTPDGKSFITGGLGRKISIFDLKTGKLIRTIEGHAGGIYALAVSKDGKTLISGSGDKSIKVWQL; from the coding sequence ATGATAGTAAAACCTAGATTTTGGCAAATTCTCACAGCAGCAACATTGACAGCATCAACTTTTTTCAATGCTGTTCCTCTACATCCTTCTATAGCTGAGAATAAAGTCAGCACTACCCAAGTTACTCAAGCTATTCTGACCCTATCTGGACACACTGCACCTCTCCGCACCATAGTTATTAGTCCCGATGGACAGACTTTAGCTAGTAGTGGTGATGATAAAACTATTAAACTCTGGAATCTCAAAACTGGGGAATTACTCCGCACTCTCTCAGGACATACAGAAAGGGTAACATCTCTGGTTTTTACTCCAGATGGTAGAACTTTAGCTAGTAGCAGTCTTGACAATACTATTAAACTTTGGAATGTAGAAACTGGAAAATTAAATCGTAATCTTACCGGACATTCCGCATCAGTAATTTCTATAGCTATTAGTCCAGATGGTAAAACTTTAGCTAGTGGCAGTTATGACAAAACTTTAAGATTATGGAATTTGAGTAATGGTAAATTGGTTCATAGTTTTAAGGTTTTTGCTACTGCTGTAGTCATTAGTCCAGATGGGAGAAATTTAATTAGTGGTAATGAAGATGGAACTATTAAACGCTGGAATCTTCGCACCAGAAAATTAATTGCTAATTTAGTACCACCAAAACCGAAAAATCCCATGTTTGATTCTCAACGAGCTTCCAGTGTGATATCTCTCGCTATTAGTGCCGATGGACAAACTTTAATTAATGGTGGTTATAACGATTTTCATCAGTCAATTCAGCAAACTGATGGCAAGAATGTAAAGGTTTGGAATCTCAAAACTGGGAAGGTTGTTCACAATTTTACTGCTGAACTTGGTAGCATTAATGCTGTTGCTCTCACTCCTGATGGAAAAAGTTTTATTACTGGTGGGTTAGGTCGAAAAATTAGTATTTTTGATTTAAAAACTGGGAAGTTAATCCGCACTATTGAAGGTCATGCTGGGGGTATTTATGCGTTGGCTGTGAGTAAAGATGGTAAAACTTTAATTAGTGGTAGTGGTGATAAGTCAATTAAGGTTTGGCAATTATAG
- a CDS encoding nuclear transport factor 2 family protein gives MTNTLENTLKVAQLAFEYFTNGLETGNWQDFLDMLTDDFTFWFPMGKFHGLNTGKERAKEFFEYVSEAFKAGIKLTSVDSITSNEKTVIFEFRDEGKLFGELYKNRVAVAFDVRGDKICSYREYFGSDGKSY, from the coding sequence ATGACAAACACATTAGAAAACACTTTAAAAGTAGCTCAACTGGCATTTGAGTATTTTACAAATGGGTTAGAAACTGGTAACTGGCAAGATTTTTTAGATATGCTCACAGATGATTTTACCTTTTGGTTTCCCATGGGAAAATTTCACGGCTTAAATACAGGTAAAGAACGAGCAAAAGAGTTTTTTGAATATGTTTCTGAAGCTTTTAAAGCAGGAATCAAGCTCACTTCTGTAGATAGCATTACTAGCAACGAAAAAACCGTTATCTTTGAATTTCGGGATGAGGGAAAATTATTTGGAGAACTTTATAAAAATCGGGTTGCAGTTGCCTTTGACGTGCGCGGTGACAAAATTTGCAGCTACAGAGAATACTTTGGCAGCGATGGTAAATCTTATTAA
- a CDS encoding zinc-binding dehydrogenase, with the protein MNTKTYRKLIAKQLNQDFKSALEIIEVPIVEPAVNQLLIKNKFAGVNGGFDTLLCRGEVPYVNLTPPFDLGVEAVGEVVAVGDDIKDFQVGDAVVTNVRGGGYREYQVIDANLAIKVREATPEILTLMPTGISALVALEQAGEMTTDEVVLVTAAAGGTGHIAVQLAKLASNRVIGVCGSEKKAQLLKELGCNHIINYRTENLNQVLKQEYPKGINLIFDCVGKKVFDTCLENLAVRGRLVVVGFISEYGKIPEKITTTRIYHQLFWKGASVRGFLMPHYQEYIPEARDRLLNLFYTGKIKVVVNPTEFNGLESIPDAVQHLLSGKNCGKVVVKF; encoded by the coding sequence ATGAACACAAAAACCTACAGAAAGTTAATAGCAAAACAACTGAATCAAGATTTTAAATCAGCCCTTGAAATTATCGAAGTTCCTATTGTTGAACCTGCTGTTAATCAACTTCTAATTAAAAACAAATTTGCTGGTGTTAATGGTGGTTTTGACACTTTATTGTGTCGGGGTGAAGTTCCTTATGTGAATTTAACTCCCCCGTTTGATTTGGGTGTGGAAGCGGTGGGGGAAGTTGTCGCAGTGGGAGACGATATCAAAGATTTCCAAGTTGGAGATGCTGTTGTTACGAATGTGCGTGGTGGTGGTTATCGAGAATATCAGGTTATTGATGCCAACTTAGCTATTAAAGTGCGGGAAGCAACACCAGAGATTTTAACATTAATGCCTACAGGTATATCAGCTTTAGTCGCTTTGGAACAAGCGGGAGAAATGACAACTGATGAAGTGGTTTTAGTGACAGCAGCAGCAGGGGGAACTGGTCATATTGCTGTACAGTTAGCAAAGTTAGCGAGTAATCGTGTCATTGGTGTTTGTGGTTCTGAAAAAAAAGCGCAATTATTAAAAGAATTGGGATGTAATCACATTATCAATTATCGTACAGAAAACCTCAACCAAGTCCTGAAGCAAGAATACCCCAAAGGAATAAATTTGATTTTTGATTGTGTGGGTAAAAAAGTTTTTGATACTTGCTTAGAAAATTTAGCAGTGCGGGGACGTTTGGTGGTGGTAGGTTTTATCTCTGAATATGGAAAAATTCCCGAAAAAATTACCACTACCCGCATCTATCATCAACTATTTTGGAAAGGTGCATCTGTGCGTGGTTTTTTGATGCCACATTATCAAGAATATATTCCAGAGGCACGCGATCGCTTACTCAATCTGTTCTACACTGGTAAAATTAAAGTTGTAGTTAACCCAACAGAATTTAACGGCTTAGAATCCATACCTGATGCCGTCCAACACCTGCTTAGTGGGAAAAATTGTGGCAAAGTAGTTGTTAAATTTTAA
- a CDS encoding aspartyl/asparaginyl beta-hydroxylase domain-containing protein: MESFNEYHLNPEDFPFLKPFQDNWLGIRDEFTRFINQASEDELKFTYDVLGPKSKTIKTKGNSKYSAFGILFQGLFIEEYIQLHQIKYPNYETNEASEKAFILREKYFTNLAHVIAQINLNNDNIFRNVYFGTFLPGLDIKLHVNYNHHTNRGYLGLIVPEGDVAMKICHEKLCWHEGKFMVLDHSYPHCPHNYTNYDRTVLVVDFFKPDQPREEVIQFEQEQVAQRMEDNPYSLGVFGKSDKAQEEDFIKYGLAHQLEWDKSL, from the coding sequence ATGGAAAGTTTTAATGAGTATCATCTGAATCCAGAGGATTTTCCTTTTCTCAAGCCTTTTCAAGATAACTGGCTAGGAATTAGAGATGAGTTTACCAGATTTATTAATCAGGCATCAGAGGATGAGTTGAAATTTACTTATGATGTATTAGGTCCTAAAAGCAAAACCATTAAAACCAAAGGTAATTCAAAATATAGTGCTTTTGGCATTCTATTCCAAGGTTTGTTTATTGAAGAATATATTCAATTACATCAAATAAAATATCCTAATTATGAGACAAATGAAGCATCCGAAAAAGCATTTATTTTAAGAGAAAAATATTTTACTAATTTGGCTCATGTAATAGCACAAATTAACTTAAATAATGATAACATATTCAGAAATGTGTATTTTGGAACATTCCTTCCAGGTTTGGATATCAAGCTTCATGTTAACTATAACCATCATACAAATCGTGGTTATTTAGGTTTAATTGTGCCAGAGGGTGATGTGGCTATGAAAATATGCCATGAAAAGCTTTGTTGGCATGAGGGAAAATTCATGGTTTTAGATCATAGCTATCCACATTGTCCACATAATTACACTAATTACGATAGAACGGTTTTAGTTGTAGACTTTTTTAAACCGGATCAACCTAGAGAGGAAGTGATCCAATTTGAACAAGAGCAAGTTGCACAACGTATGGAAGATAATCCTTACAGTTTAGGTGTTTTTGGTAAGAGCGATAAAGCTCAAGAAGAAGATTTTATTAAGTATGGTTTAGCTCATCAATTAGAGTGGGATAAATCCTTGTAA
- a CDS encoding amidohydrolase family protein: MSEPPVLDKIIKNVRVVRPHNDAVELLDLGIKDGKFAQIAPHISPDQGIEVFDTKNLLGFPGVVDAHMHIGIYQPLDQDAVTESKAAAMGGVTTSLNYIRTGQYYLNKGGSYRDFFPEVLALSAGNFFVDYSYHVAPIASQHIDEIPLLFAEHGVTSFKIFMFYGGYGLHGLSDQQNLFLMINKEERYDFAHFEFIMRRLTQLMAEHPEARDTISLSLHCEIAEILNAYTKIVENDSSLSGLHAYSAARPPHSEGLAICIASYLAHETNCANINLLHLSSRKAMEAALTMQTAFPHINFRREVTVGHLLLDVDTPNGTWAKVNPPIRPRADVEYLWQAVLNNQVDWIVSDHACCSAEQKRSATHPNNIWLAKSGFGGTEYLLSGVLSEGSKRGMSYNLMAKLLSWNPSRRFGLLTKGDIAIGYDADLVLVDPDENFVVCAAKSESQQGYTPFEGMELTGRVKSTFLRGNLIYNNGQVLGSPHGRYLKRFSGK, encoded by the coding sequence GTGTCTGAACCTCCTGTATTAGATAAAATTATCAAAAATGTGCGCGTAGTTCGTCCCCATAATGACGCTGTGGAACTACTTGATTTAGGGATTAAAGATGGAAAATTTGCCCAGATTGCCCCTCATATTAGCCCAGACCAAGGCATAGAGGTATTTGATACCAAAAACCTTTTGGGCTTTCCTGGGGTCGTGGATGCCCATATGCACATTGGTATTTATCAACCCCTAGACCAAGATGCGGTGACTGAAAGCAAAGCAGCTGCGATGGGAGGAGTAACTACTAGCCTCAATTACATTCGGACAGGACAATATTATCTCAACAAAGGCGGTTCCTACCGGGATTTTTTTCCAGAAGTATTGGCGTTATCCGCAGGTAATTTTTTTGTTGATTACAGTTATCACGTTGCACCTATAGCTAGTCAACATATCGACGAAATACCTCTACTGTTTGCAGAACATGGGGTAACTTCATTTAAAATTTTCATGTTTTATGGCGGCTATGGGTTGCATGGTTTGTCAGACCAGCAAAACCTCTTTTTGATGATAAATAAAGAGGAACGGTACGACTTCGCCCATTTTGAATTTATTATGCGCCGTCTAACTCAATTGATGGCAGAACATCCAGAAGCACGAGATACTATTAGCTTAAGTTTGCATTGCGAAATTGCAGAAATTCTCAACGCCTATACCAAAATCGTTGAAAACGATTCTAGCCTTAGCGGACTACACGCTTATAGTGCAGCACGTCCTCCTCATTCAGAAGGGTTAGCAATTTGTATTGCTTCTTATTTGGCACATGAAACTAACTGTGCAAATATCAACTTATTACATCTGAGTTCGCGTAAAGCAATGGAAGCAGCTTTAACTATGCAAACTGCTTTTCCTCACATCAATTTTCGGCGAGAAGTTACCGTGGGACATTTATTATTAGACGTTGATACTCCTAATGGTACTTGGGCAAAAGTAAACCCTCCTATTCGTCCTCGTGCTGATGTGGAATATTTATGGCAAGCGGTATTAAATAATCAAGTAGATTGGATAGTTAGTGACCATGCTTGCTGTTCTGCGGAACAAAAAAGAAGTGCGACACACCCTAATAATATTTGGTTGGCAAAGTCCGGTTTTGGAGGTACAGAATATTTACTTTCCGGTGTATTAAGTGAAGGTAGTAAGCGGGGAATGTCTTACAATCTCATGGCTAAGTTGCTATCTTGGAACCCATCACGACGCTTTGGGTTATTAACAAAAGGCGATATTGCTATTGGTTATGATGCTGATTTGGTATTGGTAGACCCCGATGAAAATTTTGTGGTGTGTGCTGCTAAGTCGGAATCTCAACAAGGTTACACACCTTTTGAAGGTATGGAGTTAACAGGAAGGGTGAAAAGCACGTTTTTGCGAGGAAATCTTATCTACAATAATGGACAAGTTTTGGGTTCACCTCATGGGCGTTATTTAAAGAGATTTTCTGGTAAATGA